TCTTACTGACCTGTGCCTccagaaattcctagaaatgtagatactgttttcaatttcactgaGCACACATGTAGCACTAAAGAGGGTAGAAAGGAGGCTGGTTTCTTTGCGAAGACttgtaaaattgtttttgttgttctgtagATTCTGCACAGGTGATCTTATTTTGGAATATAGAGATATTTGGCATCTAAAGTCTTTTTATTCAGAAAAGCTGCATTTTAATATCATTATACTGTTGGGCTCTGGTACTTTTCTGCCTCTTGCTCCATGCcagtcttctgttttcttaatcCAGGTTATAGGTCCATAGCTGAAAAcaaatccatatatattttatatatttgtcagcttttccccagTATTCCAACTTTAACATTCTTTGGCTaggatgttttattttgctttcttctagATTTGGCAATGGCACTTGGAAGAAGAGAATCAACCTCAAAGCAGAACATTTTTGATGAAGAACCATCCCATGGAGTGAAGTTGGAAAGGTTGACAGGAGATGATCCTTGGTTGTCTTCGTGTGAAGAAGTTCAAGATTGTAAGGACCATTTGGAAAAGCAACAGGAAAGACAAGAGAGACCTTTGAAGGAAATAGCATTTACTCCCAGGAAAGCGATTACTTATGAGAAGGTCTATAAAAGCGAACTTGAAGAGAAGAGTGGTCTGAATTCCAGTTTTCTTTCGCCCCAGATGATACCCATAAGAAGCCATTTTCATAAACATGCCTCACATGTTAAAAAATTGCATTATGATTCTATTGTAAACACTCATGAGAAGATTAATGACAGTGAGAAACACTGTGACAATAATGAATGTGGAAACCCTGATCAGAACATTCACCTTATTCAGTTTACAAGAACTCAAACAGGAGATAAATCCTATGGATTTAGGGATAGTATTCAATCTCTTAGCCATGATGTACCTCTAAATATACATCAGAAAATACATGCAAGAGGAAGGTCCTTAGATTTTAAGGAATGTGGGCAAGTTTTGAACCACAGTATAACCCATAATGAACAACAGAGAATACCTGTTGAAGAGAGTCAGTATAACTGTGGTAAAACCTCCCAGAGTTCATCCCTTGCCCAAAACCTGAGAAACCATTCTGAAGAGAAACCCTTTGAATGTAATCAGTGTGGGAAATCCTTCAGCTGGAGCTCTCATCTTGTTGCACATCAGAGAACTCATACAGGggagaaaccttatgaatgtaatGAGTGTGGGAAGTCCTTCAGCCGGAGCTCTCACCTTGTTTCTCACCAGagaactcatactggagagaaaccttacagaTGTAATCAGTGTGGGAAAGCTTTCAGCCAGAGCTATGTTCTTGTGGTGCACCAGagaactcatactggagagaaaccttatgaatgcAATCAGTGTGGGAAGTCATTCAGGCAGAGCTACAAACTTATTGCCCATCAAAGAACTCACACGggagagaagccctatgaatGCAGTCAGTGTGGTAAATCATTTATCCAGAGCTATAAGCTTATTGCACATcaaagaattcatactggagagaaaccctatgagtGCAATCAATGTGGGAAGTCCTTTAGTCAAAGTTACAAACTCGTTGCCcatcagagaactcacacaggagaAAAACCCTTTGAATGTAATCAGTGTGGAAAATCCTTCAGCTGGAGCTCTCAGCTTGTTGCCCATCAAAGAACTCATACTGgcgagaaaccctatgaatgtaatgaGTGTGGGAAATCTTTCAACCGCAGTTCTCATCTGGTTATGCATCAGAGAACTCATACTGGAGAAAAGCCCTATGAATGTAACCAGTGTGGGAAGTCCTTTAGCCAGAGTTATGTTCTTGTTGTACATCAGAGAACTCACACTGGAGAAAAGCCCTACGAGTGCAGTCAGTGTGGGAAGTCCTTCAGGCAGAGTTCATGCCTTACTCAACATCAAagaactcatactggagagaaaccctatgaatgtaatcAGTGTGGGAAAACATTCAGTTTGAGTGCTCGACTTATTGTACATCAAAGAACTCATACTGGAGAAAAGCCCTTTACATGTAATCAGTGTGGGAAAGCTTTCATTAATAGTTCTAAACTTATTAGGCATCAGGCAACTCATACTGaggagaaaccctatgaatgtaactAGTTTGGAAGCCTTTCAGCCagcgtattctttttttttctttttctttttcttacatttctttctccttccttccttcttttcttttttcttcctttcaaatgtCAGCCTTCTGTTATTGTGGATCTGGAAGTTTGGTctggtgaagaaagaaaaacagtcaaatattttacttaacattttgtATTAAAAAGATCAAACTTGGCCTGTAAGACACATTGCCACATAAGTAATAAATATTGGCACTTTTCCTGGAAGAAAGCACTCTGACCTGAGGAAATGATCATTAAATGGGCAACTTACTATGGAGTGATTGTGAGTGAGGTAGAACTCTTTAACAATAAAGAGTAAATGAGAATGCAAACACTGGTGAGCTTGTTGTTGAGAAGATTGGAAAATTGGTGTAGGTATTGGAACCTAGGCTGGAAAATAGTATTTCAGTACCATTTTATGACATGATTATCACAGTAGCTACTTTGTAATCTGTTTTATTCAGCACTTTCTATTATATGTTAAGATTTcataaatattaggaaaatggCTATGATAATGAAGTGGGAAAAAATGCAGGCCAAGTGTATAGAACAGTAACTTCCAGAACCATTGTGGTACTTGTGTATGGATCAGAGTTGAAAGGCTTTCCAGGTGtatctttttgatttttagctttatgcctttttttttcttctctttggtgtGTGTGCTGTTGTACTGTAGTAAGTAATATGAGGAGtcagaaacaaaaagtaaacCAAAGATTTCCATCTTTGACCATTTAGGAAAGACTAGGTAGCTAGATAGAGATTTCTCGGGGTTCTGAGATTTCCATTTGGATTAGCTTGAGCAGGTCACTCCTTAGGACTTGGATACCCAGGGATTTTCCTCATTGAAAATATTCCCCTGGCAATGGGGAACTGGAAATTTAGATCAGAAGGGGTTCTATATGAGGGATTGAGAATATGCAGGTTGTGTAGAgggcatatttttatatttccaaagCGGTATAaaggagctctatttttaagggTTTCCCCCATGTAgtcttgtggggttttttccctctGGGGTATATTTCCTGATGTCTGAGTCTTCTGAGTGAGAGAGCACTGTCATGCTAAGTGCTTATCGCCTAAATTAAGCTTGCAAGAATGATTTTAGGTAAGATTTTGTAGCTCTTTGTTGGTTTCTAAGATGTGTTTCGCATCGCctaaatcatatattttaatccTATGGATTATCATGGGCCCGAAACCTCTGATCCTGGAGAGTTAGTAAAAAGTAAGCTGAGAGTTGAAATGGGAGACCAGAGAACCAAGATGAATTCTCTGGAGGAAGAACGAGAAATCAAAAGTGACCTCTGATAACGGTTGCCCTCCGTAAAATTCTGTCCCCATGAGATGACCCTAAGCAGAGCCACCTCTCTGAGGTTTAAGCCAGAGTACAACACACATGGCAGTGATTGAATTTTTCAGGAACAGTTGTCAAGGGTTGACAGCTGGCTCCACACACAGCCTGAGAGCTCTTCAGTTGGTTGATGAATGCATGGATAGAGGAACAGCAGGGGTTCTGCATGTATTCCCTTCTGGGGAggacataaaatggtaaaaagtcCAAATTTAGCAACCGGACCTGAAGAggttcccccccccaccccaaattagAGATAAAACCAATACTAGCTAGGATGATTTTCATCAGGCATGTTGAATCTTACTTTGAAGGCAAGAAGCCATGATTGTACAAATGGGTGAAGGATGAGGGCTCTGAATATTTCTTGTTTGGGAAGTGATTCATTGCAAAGTAATCTCTTCGataaacattgaaaatatttcattgaaagtgaaatttttaaaactgcaaaatttttgaaatatgtgtgtaagtgtgcatgtgtgtatttttctggCCAGCTTGAATATGTGAGTCATTTGTGTGCACTGTCGTGAGTATTGTATCAGTTTTCCAGTGGGGATTAAGGATTGCCAAGCATATTGATAAAAGATAGAGTCAACTGATAAACAAAAATGGGAATTTATATTATTTGCTCAGTAATTTCCCTTGtaggaaaaatattcttttaaagataatcCACCAAAAATTCCTGTATCAATAGTAAGTTTAGGTCATGTGACCACATGtcaaaaatatgtaattaaatttatgAACCTAAAATTTAAGGTTAAAAAGGAGAATCAGTAGTTTGATTTTAATGACACATATAtggcatatgtatgtgtatgcatatatacgtagatatacacacacacacacacacacacacacacacacatatatatatatatacacatatatagatgTCCCTTGCATAAAAATTTTTGTCTGTGTAAAATTCACAAAACTAAAGCTGTACTTGGCCATAGAAGAATTTATAGAGGTTTTACAAGCCAAATTTCTCTCACCATACCccagtaaaattagaaataaatgaaaagtgacCAAAATGTTTTTAACTACCTAGAGGTTAGTAAATACTCTCCTAGAACCAATTTTTCATTTCCCCTAGTCTTCCTGGGTTATAACTGACATACATACAGCACTGTGTAAGTTTTGGGTATACAGCatgtttgatttacatatattgtgaaatgattatcacagtTAATATTATCAACTCGCAGAGAGACAgaatcatggttttttttttttttaagatttttgtttatttatttgacagacaaatcacaagtaggcagagaggcaggcagagagagagaggaggaagcaggctccctgctgagcagacagcctgatgtgggacttgatcccaggaccctgggatcgtgacctatgccgaagggagaggctttaacccactgagccacccaggcaccccaatcatgGGGTTTTTTATTTTCCCTGCTGATGAGAACccttaagatttactctttagCAACCTTCAAACATACCAAATAGCAATGTTAACTCTAGTTGTTTTGTGTCCTCTCACACTCCTGATCCGCCTTTACTGCTTTTGTACCCCTCCCacatcattttgtattttgatgtTTCAGCTTACTTCTAGGCTTGGAAAGATaagtgtgttttatatttagagAGATTTCAGCTAGGAGAGGGGAGATCCAGATTTTGAAATACTATTTTCAGATACACTTTTgtattcttaaatttcatttgGATTTTGTGCTCAAGGAATCAAAATTTCATTTGGATTTGTGCCTCTGTTCTGTGTGTCTTATCTGACAGGACCAGTTAAATTACCAATGCATTTAGAACTTTAGCTtggaaaatcagtattttttcagtttgttgacAAAGCCTGCACTTGGACTGTTTCACCACAGAACGGATCACATCCATAAATAGCACATTACTCTTTACAAATTGTAGCAACCTGGGTTCTTGGTTGGGAAGCTCATGAGCCAATGCTAGCCAATTGGAAAAAGGAGTTTATTGAAAGGACGTTAGGTGGGTCCAAGAGCTGGCAAGAAGCAGTAAGATCATGTTCAAGGATTTATAGACAGAAATGATTGTCAGAATTATGCTGCAGTGCCTATGAGAATTCCTTAAGTTCCCAGAGTATCTTAATTAATTTCCTTGATCTATCTCTACATTGATTTCTTTTGATTCCAAGTCTGAGGCAAGTGCCTGGGTTTGGTGACACCTGAGCTA
The DNA window shown above is from Mustela nigripes isolate SB6536 chromosome 17, MUSNIG.SB6536, whole genome shotgun sequence and carries:
- the ZNF180 gene encoding zinc finger protein 180; amino-acid sequence: MEERDEKPPEPLKICAQDSPLAQEIIVKVEREDAGSLALPSQEGVNFKIVTVDFTQKEESTLNPAQRILDRDMILENHRDLVSWDLAMALGRRESTSKQNIFDEEPSHGVKLERLTGDDPWLSSCEEVQDCKDHLEKQQERQERPLKEIAFTPRKAITYEKVYKSELEEKSGLNSSFLSPQMIPIRSHFHKHASHVKKLHYDSIVNTHEKINDSEKHCDNNECGNPDQNIHLIQFTRTQTGDKSYGFRDSIQSLSHDVPLNIHQKIHARGRSLDFKECGQVLNHSITHNEQQRIPVEESQYNCGKTSQSSSLAQNLRNHSEEKPFECNQCGKSFSWSSHLVAHQRTHTGEKPYECNECGKSFSRSSHLVSHQRTHTGEKPYRCNQCGKAFSQSYVLVVHQRTHTGEKPYECNQCGKSFRQSYKLIAHQRTHTGEKPYECSQCGKSFIQSYKLIAHQRIHTGEKPYECNQCGKSFSQSYKLVAHQRTHTGEKPFECNQCGKSFSWSSQLVAHQRTHTGEKPYECNECGKSFNRSSHLVMHQRTHTGEKPYECNQCGKSFSQSYVLVVHQRTHTGEKPYECSQCGKSFRQSSCLTQHQRTHTGEKPYECNQCGKTFSLSARLIVHQRTHTGEKPFTCNQCGKAFINSSKLIRHQATHTEEKPYECN